The following coding sequences lie in one Bacteroidia bacterium genomic window:
- a CDS encoding nicotinate-nucleotide adenylyltransferase, which yields MKNKKIGLYFGSFNPVHVGHLVVANYIAEFGPVDEVWLVISPQNPFKSKESLLSNHHRLQLVQLAIGDYSKLKASTIEFDLPTPSYTVTTLAHLSEKYPQYRFSLIMGSDNLENFHKWKNYEAIIEHYHILVYPRNGFQGHALLNNPNFSLVQAPEVEISSSFIRQAIHDKKDVRHFLSPAVWEYLKEMHFYEK from the coding sequence TTGAAAAACAAGAAAATAGGTTTGTACTTCGGTTCGTTTAATCCGGTGCATGTGGGACATTTAGTGGTTGCCAATTACATCGCTGAGTTTGGTCCGGTGGATGAAGTATGGTTGGTAATTTCTCCCCAAAACCCGTTTAAATCCAAAGAAAGCCTGTTGTCTAACCACCACCGCCTTCAACTTGTTCAGCTGGCTATTGGTGATTATTCCAAACTCAAAGCCTCTACCATTGAATTTGATCTTCCTACCCCTTCCTACACTGTAACCACCCTGGCTCACCTAAGCGAAAAATATCCTCAGTATCGCTTTTCCCTCATCATGGGCAGTGATAACTTGGAGAATTTTCATAAATGGAAAAATTACGAGGCCATTATCGAACATTACCACATTTTAGTATATCCCAGAAACGGGTTCCAGGGGCACGCCTTGCTCAATAACCCTAATTTTTCCCTGGTCCAGGCTCCTGAGGTTGAGATTTCATCTTCTTTTATCCGACAAGCCATTCATGATAAAAAGGATGTGCGCCACTTTCTTTCACCGGCCGTTTGGGAGTACCTGAAGGAAATGCATTTTTATGAGAAGTAA